Proteins co-encoded in one uncultured Draconibacterium sp. genomic window:
- a CDS encoding glycoside hydrolase family 3 N-terminal domain-containing protein has product MKKLKILSVAFLFVALFIGCGPKWTEEEMGDFNIVYNEGGATLGYSPNSGVTLITDGGYAFKDLNKNGELDVYEDWRKSVDERAKDLASKMSVEQIAGLMLYSGHQSIPAGRGGFGAGTYNGKSLSDSGAKSSDLTDQQIKFLTEDNLRHVLITTVESPGVAAQWNNNMQALVEGLGLGIPGNTSTDPRHGTKAETEYNAGAGGDISMWPTTLGLAATFDPAVMKRFGEIASIEYRALGIATALSPQIDLSTEPRWSRFSGTMGEDPELAADLVRAYVDGFQTSSAAKEIAGGWGFESVNAMVKHWPSGGPEEGGRDAHFGYGAYAVYPGNNLSDQLKPFTEGAFKLDGPTGQATAVMPYYTISYNIDQKNGENVGNAYNKYIITDLLRGEYGYDGVVCTDWMITADTRSVYEFLGKCWGVEDLSVAERHYKVIEAGADQFGGNNEKGPVLEAYEMGVKEHGEEYMRNRFEQSAVRLLKNIFRPGLFENPYLVVAESEEIVGNPEYMKAGYEAQLKSVVMLKNKDGVLPVEKKLKVYIPQKYNPGGSNWFGVVTEPSWSDAANMDMVANYFEVVDTPEKADLAICLISSPQGGTGYSIKDKEKGGNGYVPISLQYGPYTAKYAREKSIAGGSPFEDFTNRAYKGKSTEAANIYDMKVVNKTKAKMGDKPVIVVVNVANPFVPAEFEKSADAILVHCGVQDQAIMDLVTGGAEPSGLLPFQLPANMKTVEEQFEDVPRDMDCYTDETGNVYDFAYGMNWSGVINDERVNTYK; this is encoded by the coding sequence ATGAAGAAACTGAAAATTTTATCTGTAGCATTTCTTTTTGTAGCACTTTTTATTGGCTGTGGCCCTAAATGGACTGAAGAAGAAATGGGAGACTTTAATATCGTTTATAATGAAGGAGGAGCAACTTTAGGTTACTCGCCTAATTCGGGCGTCACGCTGATTACTGATGGAGGTTATGCCTTTAAAGATTTGAATAAGAACGGCGAGCTGGATGTTTACGAAGACTGGCGTAAGTCGGTTGATGAACGCGCCAAGGATCTGGCTTCAAAAATGTCGGTGGAACAAATTGCCGGTTTGATGTTGTACAGTGGGCACCAGTCGATACCTGCAGGAAGAGGTGGTTTTGGCGCCGGAACATACAACGGAAAATCGTTGTCAGATAGCGGTGCAAAATCAAGCGATCTTACCGATCAGCAAATAAAGTTTCTTACCGAGGATAATTTGCGTCATGTGTTAATTACTACTGTTGAAAGTCCTGGTGTGGCAGCGCAATGGAACAATAATATGCAGGCTTTGGTTGAAGGTCTTGGTTTGGGAATTCCCGGAAATACAAGTACCGATCCTCGTCATGGAACCAAGGCAGAGACCGAATATAATGCAGGAGCCGGTGGCGATATTTCCATGTGGCCAACAACACTGGGTTTGGCAGCAACTTTTGACCCTGCTGTAATGAAAAGATTTGGCGAAATCGCCTCGATTGAATACCGTGCTTTGGGTATTGCAACAGCACTTTCTCCACAAATCGATTTATCAACCGAACCCCGATGGAGTCGTTTTAGCGGAACAATGGGCGAAGATCCTGAGTTGGCAGCTGATCTGGTACGTGCTTACGTCGATGGATTTCAAACTTCTTCTGCAGCAAAAGAAATTGCAGGTGGCTGGGGATTCGAAAGTGTAAATGCCATGGTAAAACACTGGCCAAGTGGTGGCCCTGAAGAAGGTGGTCGCGACGCTCACTTTGGTTATGGTGCATATGCGGTTTATCCCGGTAACAACCTGTCGGATCAGCTAAAACCGTTTACCGAAGGTGCTTTTAAACTGGATGGTCCGACGGGACAGGCAACAGCAGTTATGCCTTATTATACTATTTCGTATAATATTGATCAGAAAAATGGTGAAAATGTAGGAAATGCTTATAACAAATACATCATCACCGATTTGCTTAGAGGCGAGTACGGATATGATGGCGTGGTTTGTACCGACTGGATGATTACTGCCGATACACGAAGTGTATACGAGTTTCTTGGAAAATGCTGGGGTGTAGAAGACCTTTCTGTTGCCGAGCGTCATTATAAAGTAATTGAGGCCGGAGCAGATCAGTTTGGAGGGAATAATGAAAAAGGGCCTGTTTTGGAAGCTTACGAAATGGGCGTGAAGGAACATGGTGAAGAATATATGCGTAATCGTTTTGAGCAGTCGGCCGTTCGTTTATTGAAAAATATTTTCCGCCCCGGTTTATTTGAAAATCCTTACCTGGTTGTTGCCGAATCCGAAGAAATCGTTGGTAATCCGGAATATATGAAAGCTGGTTACGAAGCACAACTGAAATCGGTTGTAATGCTGAAAAACAAGGATGGAGTTTTGCCGGTTGAGAAAAAATTGAAAGTGTATATTCCTCAAAAATATAATCCGGGTGGTTCAAACTGGTTTGGAGTGGTTACCGAACCAAGTTGGAGCGATGCTGCTAACATGGATATGGTAGCCAACTATTTTGAAGTGGTTGACACACCAGAGAAAGCCGATCTTGCTATTTGTTTGATTTCAAGCCCGCAAGGTGGAACTGGTTATTCGATTAAAGATAAGGAAAAAGGCGGTAACGGATATGTTCCTATTTCACTTCAATACGGACCGTATACCGCAAAATATGCACGCGAAAAAAGTATTGCCGGCGGAAGTCCGTTTGAAGATTTTACTAACAGAGCTTACAAAGGGAAATCAACCGAGGCAGCCAATATTTACGACATGAAAGTGGTAAACAAAACGAAAGCAAAAATGGGTGATAAACCTGTAATTGTGGTGGTAAATGTGGCCAATCCGTTTGTTCCTGCCGAGTTTGAAAAGAGTGCCGATGCTATTCTTGTTCATTGTGGTGTGCAAGATCAGGCAATTATGGACTTGGTAACAGGTGGTGCAGAGCCTTCAGGTTTACTGCCTTTCCAGTTACCTGCCAACATGAAAACGGTAGAAGAGCAGTTTGAAGACGTACCACGCGACATGGACTGTTATACTGATGAAACGGGCAATGTTTACGATTTTGCCTATGGAATGAACTGGAGCGGAGTGATTAACGATGAAAGAGTAAACACATACAAATAA
- a CDS encoding beta-galactosidase: protein MNKLNLFSFFLISFIFTNLLSTKILAQKRNYFPPKDLTSIGAYYYPEHWDKNQWERDIKKMAEMGFEFTHFAEFAWAQLEPEEGVYDFSWLDRAVTLADKYNLKVVMCTSTATPPVWLVRKHPDILKQHEDGTKMDHGSRQHASFSNEYYRSYSLKMIEELGKHYGNDDRIFGWQLDNEPAANVDYGQDAQKRFRAWLKEKYGNIESLNDAWGTNFWSGTYSSFDQINIPKHSQWGMNLYQRLDHSRFCDYETSSFLDEQARVIRQYANPAQWITTNYIPNYNARYIGASKELDFITYTRYMIYGEHHGIGPKGYRVGEYSRIAMANDYFRPLSPIYGVMELQPGQVNWGSINSQPLPGAVRLWLWHVFAGGSKFTCTYRFRAPIYGYEQYHYGIVGPDGVTPTPGGLEYEKFIDEIEVLRNNPSRGRIPQDYLNRKTAILYNPDNTVAINNNKQTNLWNTEGHILKYYKALKAFGAPVDFIRDTMDFAQYPVIIAPAYQQMSLKLIDKLTKYVKNGGNLVMSVRTGHQDEFGHLWQAKHAEPLYELIGGEIEFYDLLRSFAPDTVVMDNEKFAWTTWGDIMHTNSGTESWGTFSGDYYAGKTAVTFNKLGKGTVTYVGVDSHDGKLERTVLDKLYDRLDINVKDYPKGVMVEYRDGYGIAVNYSNITYNIDLPAGTEILIGDKNIPTAGVLVWKTK, encoded by the coding sequence ATGAACAAACTAAATCTTTTCAGCTTCTTCCTCATTAGCTTCATATTCACGAATCTGCTATCAACAAAAATTTTAGCACAAAAACGAAACTATTTCCCGCCCAAAGATTTAACATCGATTGGAGCCTATTATTACCCCGAACACTGGGACAAGAATCAATGGGAACGAGACATTAAGAAGATGGCCGAGATGGGCTTTGAATTTACTCATTTTGCGGAGTTTGCCTGGGCACAACTGGAGCCAGAAGAAGGCGTTTACGATTTCTCGTGGCTCGACCGCGCAGTAACATTGGCCGACAAATACAACCTGAAAGTAGTTATGTGCACCTCTACGGCCACCCCTCCGGTTTGGCTGGTGCGCAAACATCCTGATATTCTGAAACAGCATGAAGACGGCACGAAAATGGATCACGGATCGCGTCAACATGCATCTTTTTCCAATGAATATTACCGCAGTTATTCGCTAAAAATGATTGAAGAACTGGGCAAACATTATGGCAACGACGACCGGATTTTTGGATGGCAATTGGATAACGAACCTGCTGCCAATGTTGATTATGGGCAAGATGCCCAGAAACGTTTCAGAGCGTGGTTGAAAGAAAAATATGGGAACATAGAATCGTTAAACGATGCCTGGGGAACCAACTTCTGGAGTGGCACTTACTCTTCTTTCGACCAGATAAACATTCCGAAGCACTCGCAATGGGGAATGAACCTGTACCAACGTTTGGATCACAGCCGCTTTTGCGATTACGAAACCTCAAGTTTCTTGGATGAACAGGCCAGGGTTATTCGCCAATATGCCAATCCTGCTCAGTGGATTACCACCAATTACATCCCCAATTACAATGCACGTTATATCGGTGCCAGCAAAGAGCTGGATTTTATAACCTACACCCGTTATATGATTTACGGAGAGCACCACGGAATTGGCCCCAAAGGTTACCGCGTTGGCGAATACTCGCGCATTGCCATGGCCAACGATTATTTCCGCCCGTTATCGCCCATCTACGGTGTAATGGAACTACAACCCGGACAAGTAAACTGGGGATCGATCAACTCTCAACCATTACCCGGAGCAGTGAGGCTGTGGTTGTGGCACGTGTTTGCCGGTGGCAGCAAATTCACCTGCACTTACCGTTTTCGTGCACCTATCTACGGCTACGAACAGTATCACTACGGTATTGTTGGCCCCGATGGCGTAACACCTACACCGGGCGGATTAGAATACGAAAAATTTATCGACGAAATTGAAGTACTTCGTAATAATCCTTCTCGCGGAAGGATCCCTCAGGATTACTTAAATCGAAAAACAGCTATTTTGTACAACCCGGATAATACCGTTGCCATAAATAACAACAAACAAACCAACCTTTGGAATACCGAAGGCCATATACTGAAATACTACAAAGCACTAAAAGCTTTTGGGGCACCTGTTGATTTTATTCGCGACACCATGGATTTTGCACAGTATCCGGTAATTATTGCACCGGCCTATCAGCAAATGAGTTTAAAGCTAATTGACAAGCTAACGAAATATGTAAAAAATGGTGGCAATCTGGTAATGTCCGTTCGCACAGGGCATCAGGATGAGTTCGGACATTTGTGGCAGGCAAAACATGCCGAGCCTCTTTACGAACTGATCGGTGGTGAAATTGAATTCTACGATCTGCTTCGTTCGTTTGCACCTGACACTGTAGTAATGGACAATGAAAAGTTTGCATGGACAACCTGGGGCGACATCATGCACACCAACAGCGGCACCGAAAGCTGGGGAACTTTTAGCGGCGATTATTATGCCGGAAAAACAGCAGTAACATTTAACAAGTTGGGCAAAGGGACAGTTACTTACGTTGGCGTAGACAGTCATGATGGGAAACTGGAGCGAACCGTTCTAGACAAACTATATGATCGTCTTGATATTAACGTAAAAGACTACCCAAAAGGAGTTATGGTTGAATACCGTGATGGTTACGGAATTGCAGTAAACTACTCCAACATTACCTACAATATAGATTTACCTGCCGGTACCGAAATTCTTATCGGCGATAAAAATATTCCAACTGCGGGAGTTTTGGTTTGGAAAACAAAATAA
- a CDS encoding peptidylprolyl isomerase, translating to MYPKKSSPFFFIIEIVFKGLFLLILFISVSCKDQKKTVLQIGTYQLTNIELKEIISSNSKNARLNRNELKQKLIEDGYILAHALENKYDTISAIKKRQEYALRLYASEVNGFVWNHKVKPLLKVTKKDVTEAYKNGNIVFKLEIMQFPNQNLINDYLQVNFKSLDLSEFSLLKKQVSGHSDIKIVGYNLSYPYRLFGTSIDSLEISQPDDVLGPIEGLDGYYVVHVLAVNKKSMGSLNEEYSRIEKELIRKLTEKYIWESQKAIYNQAKPDIKDNAIQELVSKYAEKEQKWIEVDSSLTLMEYNYHGKRLTYKVRDFFELIKYKPVFYGVLSNVYDVEKILKNYLLEIYLFDVAKDLNIKTDHEFSIFSDLFLKRILINYFNVTYIPNIDPDDTEKKAYYYKSKDRYKSFETATVSFYKFKEIQSAFAAINQIKWQLNSKSTDHPGLPKNFRGLLSHDHVRIETADTSYNPVLMKAIGNLKKNQISSPIKVNQDFFVVYMEDMNGITSLPYKLVESEIEKILSAKIKQEILDEFLLEFKLKYPIHINLLDEYLNKYLIGSHKNKGKV from the coding sequence ATGTATCCTAAAAAATCTTCCCCATTTTTCTTTATTATAGAAATCGTGTTTAAAGGTTTGTTTTTACTAATTTTATTTATATCCGTTAGTTGTAAAGATCAAAAAAAAACTGTACTTCAAATAGGTACTTATCAATTAACAAATATTGAACTGAAGGAAATCATATCTAGCAATAGCAAAAATGCACGTCTCAATAGAAATGAATTAAAGCAGAAACTAATTGAAGATGGCTATATTCTTGCTCATGCGTTAGAAAATAAGTATGACACTATATCTGCCATAAAAAAGAGACAGGAATATGCATTACGCCTTTATGCCTCTGAGGTTAATGGTTTTGTTTGGAACCATAAAGTAAAACCTTTATTAAAAGTTACTAAAAAGGATGTGACTGAAGCATACAAAAATGGGAACATCGTATTTAAACTGGAAATAATGCAATTCCCAAATCAAAATTTGATCAACGATTATTTACAGGTTAATTTCAAATCATTAGACTTATCAGAATTTAGTTTATTAAAAAAACAAGTTAGCGGACATTCTGATATAAAAATAGTCGGATACAATCTTAGTTATCCTTATCGTTTATTTGGTACTTCTATCGATAGCTTAGAAATTAGCCAACCAGATGATGTTTTAGGCCCTATCGAAGGGCTTGACGGATATTATGTCGTTCATGTTTTAGCTGTAAATAAGAAGAGTATGGGCTCTTTAAATGAAGAATACTCCCGTATTGAAAAAGAACTTATTCGTAAGCTAACAGAAAAGTATATTTGGGAAAGCCAGAAGGCTATATACAACCAGGCCAAACCGGATATTAAGGATAATGCCATACAAGAATTAGTCTCAAAATATGCTGAAAAAGAACAAAAATGGATTGAAGTAGACAGTAGTTTAACGCTGATGGAATATAATTATCACGGGAAACGGTTAACATATAAGGTTCGTGATTTTTTCGAATTAATAAAATATAAACCTGTTTTTTATGGGGTGTTATCAAACGTTTATGATGTTGAAAAAATATTAAAAAACTATTTATTAGAAATTTACTTATTTGATGTAGCAAAAGATTTAAACATCAAAACTGATCATGAATTTTCAATTTTCAGTGATCTTTTTCTGAAACGGATACTAATAAATTATTTTAACGTAACTTACATTCCTAATATAGATCCTGACGATACTGAAAAGAAAGCGTATTATTATAAAAGCAAAGATCGTTATAAAAGCTTTGAAACGGCAACTGTTTCTTTCTATAAATTCAAAGAAATTCAATCAGCCTTTGCTGCAATTAACCAGATCAAGTGGCAATTAAATTCAAAATCTACCGACCATCCTGGTTTGCCTAAAAACTTTCGGGGACTTTTGTCGCATGATCATGTACGTATTGAGACGGCTGATACGTCATATAATCCAGTTTTAATGAAAGCAATCGGTAATTTGAAAAAAAATCAAATTTCATCGCCCATAAAGGTGAATCAGGATTTTTTTGTTGTTTATATGGAAGACATGAATGGGATAACTAGTTTACCTTATAAATTAGTTGAAAGTGAAATCGAAAAAATACTATCAGCTAAAATAAAACAAGAAATTCTTGATGAGTTCTTATTAGAATTTAAACTTAAATATCCTATCCACATAAACTTACTTGATGAGTATCTGAATAAATATCTAATCGGAAGCCATAAAAATAAGGGAAAAGTGTGA
- a CDS encoding cupin domain-containing protein has protein sequence MASEKILKGSSKRWKDLGDGVARQILGWDNQIMMVKVKFEKDAVGAEHSHFHTQTTYCVSGKFEFTMNGEKVIVEPGDGLYVEPNILHGALCLEPGVLIDVFSPVREDFL, from the coding sequence ATGGCAAGCGAGAAAATTTTAAAAGGCAGTAGTAAACGCTGGAAAGATCTTGGTGATGGTGTAGCACGACAGATTTTGGGGTGGGACAACCAGATTATGATGGTAAAAGTAAAATTTGAAAAGGATGCCGTTGGTGCCGAACATTCGCATTTTCATACACAAACTACTTATTGTGTTAGCGGCAAATTTGAATTTACGATGAATGGCGAAAAAGTAATTGTTGAGCCTGGCGATGGTTTATATGTAGAGCCCAATATATTGCATGGTGCACTCTGTTTGGAGCCCGGAGTTCTGATCGATGTTTTTAGCCCGGTGAGAGAGGATTTTTTGTAA
- a CDS encoding two-component regulator propeller domain-containing protein: MSARSTQATSIPGNEPYKFMHIDINNGLSNNEINAILKDQQGFMWFGTAQGLNRYDGSGFKTFLHDFNDSTSIPFNGIANLFEDFDGRLWIRSYAEFTIYDPVLERFLSPGKNYRGTEIPIAGLQSFFTDSKNNTWLVNSNYGLYQFNPANQTVDSIQFVSKVDKPDYDNSLSDISEDSKHMIWVVSKAGELLQINPATKQIEQTFLLGDEVLDEHNNFQLFIDSDNDIWIYSAGIPYGVFFFDHQTKKISRYTQSSTTYKLSTNLVASVVEDNNGAIWIATDHGGINIIDKQKKDVTVLQNNSQNPFGVAQNSITCLYRDNENIIWAGTYKKGISYYHKNLIPFNHYRYSAEDPNSLPYNDVNCFVEDNRGNLWIGTNGGGLIYFNRRKNTFKSYLHDAENPNSISANVIISLHIDSKGTLWAGTYQGGLNRFNGSTFKHFLHNPDNSGSLSDNRVWSVFEDSKQNLWIGTLNGGLNLFDRSKEEFIHYTSDDINSVGSNFIMSIMEDSEQNLWMGTSNGLDVLNLNTKRFTHYNADPATPGQLSDSNANDVHEDERGLIWVATTQGLNILNKTQGSFKVLTEADGLANSNIKTIEEDENGNLWIATLKGISKISVVNYSHQLPIGNLEVDIENFGLQDGLQGNEFNQKSVYRTRSGELIFGGANGFNLFKPEDIVAHTSNEKIVLINLKVFNENIKVNEPFRKRIILDKSITYSKQITLKHKENVFSVEFASIGYFHPEKNNFQYQLSGFNNEWLEVNREMRELTFTNLNPGDYQLCLRVSNDNSNWREMTPPLNIEILPPFWETGYAYLLYFLLIAVLLFITWKILAERQRLKFEAEQEHREAERIHQVDTLKTRFFTNISHEFRTPLSLIIGPIDKLIENSTNDGDRKHLILIQRNARRLMVMVNQLLDFRKMELQKIKVKKDWGEIIGFIHEISASFEDLMESKNISFHFSSSHKSLYTYFDKDKTDKIFTNLLTNACKFTNSGGKISMDINLKTSAEKPVLTVKVSDTGVGIAPEQQMQIFNRFYQTDNTGTEMNQGTGIGLSMVKEYVSLQGGDVNVDSHLNEGSTFTVEIPVDIFTDEEIAANKKIEKTERKINKQSTSTKTDKDPDFDWAKKTLAIVEDSSDLRFYLKENFKNKYNIIEAENGTEAWTNFEKQLPDMVISDVMMPEMNGIELCAKIKSNRKTRHIPVILLTAKTDTAPVVEGYESGADAYLTKPFDFNVLESRIENLLRSREQLRVSYQSMIGLSPEKIKVDSEDEKFIKKALKIVEDNIAEASFTVEDFGAEMGMSRVSLYKKLLALTDRTPIEFIRIIRLKRAAHLLETSQLSVSEVAYQVGFNNPRYFSKYFSKEYEMLPSEYIEKNRKTTNNLSDEVKNKFS; encoded by the coding sequence TATCGGGGTACCGAGATTCCCATTGCTGGCTTACAATCGTTCTTTACCGACAGTAAAAACAACACCTGGCTGGTAAATTCCAACTACGGTTTATACCAATTCAATCCTGCAAACCAAACGGTTGATTCCATACAATTTGTTTCAAAAGTTGACAAACCCGATTACGACAATTCCTTAAGTGATATTTCGGAAGATAGTAAGCACATGATTTGGGTTGTATCAAAAGCCGGCGAACTATTGCAAATCAATCCGGCAACCAAACAAATCGAACAAACTTTTCTTCTGGGCGATGAAGTACTGGACGAGCACAATAACTTTCAGCTTTTCATCGATTCCGACAACGACATATGGATTTATTCAGCCGGCATACCTTATGGCGTGTTCTTTTTTGATCATCAAACTAAAAAAATAAGTAGATACACACAATCGTCAACCACTTATAAGCTCTCGACCAATTTGGTTGCGTCGGTTGTTGAAGACAATAACGGAGCCATATGGATAGCTACTGACCATGGCGGAATAAACATCATCGATAAACAGAAAAAAGATGTAACCGTTTTACAAAACAACAGTCAGAATCCGTTTGGAGTTGCACAAAACAGTATAACCTGCCTGTATCGCGATAACGAAAATATTATATGGGCCGGAACGTATAAAAAAGGTATTAGTTACTACCACAAAAATCTTATTCCTTTTAACCACTACAGGTATTCGGCAGAGGATCCAAACAGCTTACCCTACAACGATGTAAACTGCTTTGTTGAAGACAATCGGGGCAACCTGTGGATTGGCACAAATGGAGGCGGATTGATTTATTTTAACCGCCGCAAAAATACTTTTAAAAGTTACCTTCATGATGCTGAAAATCCCAATTCCATCAGCGCAAACGTAATTATTTCCCTCCATATCGACAGTAAAGGAACACTTTGGGCCGGAACCTATCAGGGCGGTTTAAACCGTTTCAACGGATCAACATTTAAACACTTCCTGCACAATCCCGATAATTCCGGGTCCTTGTCGGATAACCGGGTTTGGTCGGTTTTTGAAGACTCGAAACAAAACCTTTGGATCGGGACATTAAATGGCGGATTAAATCTTTTTGACCGCTCAAAGGAAGAGTTTATTCATTACACATCAGACGATATTAATTCGGTAGGCTCCAATTTTATCATGTCGATAATGGAAGACAGCGAACAAAACCTTTGGATGGGAACTTCCAACGGACTTGATGTATTAAACCTGAATACCAAACGTTTTACGCATTACAACGCCGATCCGGCAACCCCCGGACAGTTAAGCGACAGTAATGCAAACGACGTCCACGAAGATGAAAGAGGTTTAATTTGGGTGGCAACAACGCAAGGCTTAAATATTTTAAATAAAACACAAGGCAGTTTTAAGGTTTTAACAGAAGCCGACGGGTTAGCCAACTCGAATATAAAAACAATTGAGGAAGATGAAAACGGAAACCTTTGGATTGCCACCTTAAAAGGAATATCAAAAATCAGTGTCGTAAATTATTCGCATCAATTGCCCATTGGAAATTTGGAGGTTGATATAGAAAATTTTGGTTTACAAGACGGTCTACAGGGAAATGAATTTAACCAAAAATCAGTCTACCGAACCCGCTCAGGAGAATTAATCTTCGGAGGTGCCAACGGTTTCAATTTATTTAAACCTGAAGATATTGTGGCACATACGTCAAACGAAAAAATTGTGCTTATCAACTTAAAGGTCTTCAATGAAAATATAAAAGTTAACGAGCCGTTCCGAAAACGAATTATTCTGGATAAATCAATTACGTACAGCAAGCAAATTACGTTAAAACATAAAGAAAATGTGTTCTCGGTTGAGTTTGCGTCAATCGGCTATTTTCATCCCGAGAAAAACAATTTTCAATATCAGCTGAGTGGTTTTAACAACGAATGGTTGGAAGTTAACCGCGAAATGCGAGAGCTTACTTTCACCAATCTGAATCCCGGCGATTACCAGTTGTGCCTCAGGGTAAGCAACGATAATTCGAATTGGCGCGAAATGACCCCGCCATTAAACATTGAAATACTTCCTCCATTTTGGGAAACCGGCTATGCTTATCTACTTTATTTTTTACTTATAGCCGTGTTGTTATTTATTACCTGGAAGATTTTAGCGGAACGCCAGCGCCTGAAATTCGAGGCAGAACAGGAACACCGCGAAGCCGAGCGTATTCACCAGGTTGACACATTAAAGACAAGGTTTTTCACCAATATCAGCCACGAATTTCGCACACCACTTTCGCTTATCATCGGGCCCATCGATAAATTAATTGAGAACAGTACAAACGACGGTGATAGAAAGCATCTTATTCTTATTCAGCGAAACGCCCGCCGGCTAATGGTCATGGTAAACCAGTTGCTTGATTTCAGAAAAATGGAGCTTCAAAAGATTAAAGTAAAAAAAGACTGGGGCGAAATAATCGGCTTTATTCATGAGATTTCAGCGTCGTTTGAAGACCTGATGGAAAGTAAAAATATCTCGTTCCACTTTTCAAGCAGCCACAAAAGCCTGTACACTTATTTTGACAAAGACAAAACCGATAAGATATTTACCAACCTGCTAACTAATGCCTGCAAATTTACCAACAGCGGAGGCAAAATCAGTATGGATATCAACCTGAAAACATCGGCCGAAAAGCCTGTTTTAACAGTAAAAGTATCGGATACAGGAGTTGGTATTGCGCCCGAGCAACAGATGCAGATTTTTAACCGCTTTTACCAAACCGATAATACCGGAACTGAAATGAACCAGGGCACCGGAATTGGTTTATCAATGGTGAAAGAATATGTAAGCCTGCAGGGAGGCGATGTTAATGTTGACAGCCATTTAAACGAAGGAAGTACATTCACCGTGGAAATTCCTGTGGACATATTCACAGATGAAGAAATAGCCGCCAATAAGAAGATTGAAAAGACTGAAAGAAAAATCAATAAACAGTCTACATCAACAAAAACCGATAAAGATCCGGATTTCGACTGGGCGAAAAAAACACTGGCAATTGTGGAAGACAGTTCCGATTTGCGCTTTTATTTAAAAGAAAATTTTAAAAACAAATACAATATTATTGAGGCAGAAAACGGAACAGAAGCCTGGACGAACTTTGAAAAACAATTGCCTGATATGGTGATCAGCGATGTGATGATGCCCGAAATGAACGGTATTGAACTGTGTGCTAAAATAAAATCGAACAGAAAAACCAGGCATATTCCGGTTATCCTGCTAACGGCCAAAACCGATACCGCCCCGGTTGTTGAAGGTTACGAGTCGGGTGCCGATGCCTACCTTACCAAACCTTTCGACTTTAATGTGCTGGAGTCGCGCATTGAAAATCTGCTGCGCTCGCGAGAACAATTGCGTGTTTCGTACCAGTCGATGATAGGTTTAAGTCCCGAAAAAATAAAGGTAGACTCCGAGGACGAGAAGTTTATTAAAAAAGCTTTGAAAATTGTTGAAGACAATATTGCAGAAGCATCGTTTACCGTTGAAGATTTTGGTGCGGAGATGGGAATGAGCCGCGTTAGTCTTTACAAAAAACTGTTGGCTTTAACCGATCGGACGCCTATAGAATTTATTCGTATTATTCGATTAAAACGAGCGGCTCACCTGCTCGAAACAAGTCAACTTTCGGTATCGGAGGTGGCCTACCAGGTAGGCTTTAATAACCCGCGGTATTTTTCAAAATATTTTTCAAAAGAATACGAAATGCTACCATCGGAATATATTGAGAAAAACCGAAAGACCACAAACAATCTTTCTGATGAAGTAAAAAACAAATTTTCTTAG